One Aphelocoma coerulescens isolate FSJ_1873_10779 chromosome 6, UR_Acoe_1.0, whole genome shotgun sequence DNA window includes the following coding sequences:
- the NSMCE4A gene encoding non-structural maintenance of chromosomes element 4 homolog A, which produces MGDSSRGRAPAMSQSSDSGESSPASRDRRSRTPRAREDTAAAAAAGERLRQLNIGEGDDREHNRMIRSQYRELISTVQQNREAMLNSKSNRLTEALEEANKLFDGVCRAREAALDAQFLVIASNIGKEKANELHSEMSAFDSTAFAEDLLTFMGINRTEVEETDDSEDVPGGFLPSDAWQTMGEEAPKYFRRAPTFHYMMGSFKSEPPVPKQRIERQKKASRGKAERAMPAQLKEMEESHQEATEKEVERILRILQTHFENDPNTPISFFDFVIDPNSFAHTVENMFHVSFLIRDGLAKIKLDEDKLPTIEPTKPSGRGEEENRAGARNQVVISLDQREWKEIIETFQIREAMITPLSQSSEEEMETE; this is translated from the exons ATGGGTGACAGCTCCCGCGGCCGCGCACCCGCCATGTCGCAGAGCAGCGACAGCGGCGAGTCCTCCCCCGCCTCGCGGGACCGCCGGTCCCGGACGCCGCGCGCCCGGGAGGacacggcggcggcggcggcggcgggcgagaGGCTCCGGCAGCTGAACATCGGCGAGGGCGACGACAGGGAGCATAACAGGATGATCCGTAGCCAGTATCGGGAGCTCATCTCCACCGTGCAGC AAAATCGAGAAGCTATGCTGAATTCAAAAAGCAACAGGCTGACAGAAGCTTTGGAAGAAGCCAATAAACTTTTTGATGGAG TTTGCCGTGCACGAGAGGCTGCACTGGATGCCCAGTTTCTTGTTATAGCATCCAATATAGGGAAGGAGAAGGCCAATGAGTTACACTCAGAGATGTCAGCATTTGATTCAACAGCATTTGCAGAAGACTTG ctGACCTTCATGGGTATAAATCGCACAGAAGTAGAAGAAACTGATGACTCTGAGGATGTTCCAGGCGGTTTTTTACCTAGTGATGCCTGGCAGACAATGGGAGAAGAAGCACCCAAGTACTTTAGAAGAGCACCTACTTTTCACTACAT GATGGGATCTTTCAAGTCTGAGCCTCCTGTACCAAAGCAACGGATTGAGAGGCAGAAGAAAGCtagcagaggaaaagcagaacGGGCAATGCCTGCTCAG ttAAAAGAAATGGAGGAGTCTCATCAAGAAGCTACAGAAAAAGAAGTAGAGAGGATATTGAGAATACTGCAAACTCATTTTGAAAATGATC CTAATACACCTATTTCCTTCTTTGATTTTGTGATTGATCCGAACTCATTTGCACACACTGTGGAAAACATGTTTCATGTGTCCTTCCTTATCAGG GATGGTCTTGCAAAAATAAAGCTGGATGAAGACAAATTACCAACAATAG AGCCCACAAAACCCAgcgggagaggggaggaggagaacagAGCTGGAGCACGGAACCAGGTCGTCATAAGTCTGGACCAGAGAGAATGGAAG GAGATCATAGAAACATTTCAGATAAGAGAAGCCATGATTACCCCTCTTTCTCAGAGCAGTGAAGAGGAAATGGAGACAGAGTAA